A genomic region of Streptomyces rimosus contains the following coding sequences:
- a CDS encoding cytochrome P450, giving the protein MEYRTVACVRAADVFTPRTYATAVPYELFRELRATRPVCWIEEPAVDGWPAGPGYWAVLRHADVKHVLRTPEIYSSYLGATQIRDPDTEEDLAFVRAMMLNQDPPDHARIRRVVAAAFTPRAVRELADVIDARARELVAEVARAGEADFVTVAADLPVWTLAHVMGVPEEDRQLLFDWSNRVIGYQDDAYATSSTADPARLSPMGRAALRHRPAPALRPDGRPVNPRSRRALADMFAYAHALAEHPRPGTVMAHLREGGLTRAEFENTFFLFAVAGNETLRNGIPGGLLTLLQHPDQFARLRREPDLTDSAVEEMLRYWPPVIDFRRTATRDTELAGQHIRRGDKVVVYHASANRDETVFPTPDHFNITRTPNDHLSFGFGPHFCLGSHLARLQMRAVLRHVLERLPGVELAGEPVRLVSNFQNGLRRLPVRVGA; this is encoded by the coding sequence ATGGAATACCGTACGGTCGCCTGCGTGAGAGCAGCCGACGTGTTCACACCCCGCACGTACGCCACCGCGGTCCCGTACGAACTCTTCAGGGAACTGCGGGCGACCCGGCCGGTGTGCTGGATCGAGGAACCGGCGGTCGACGGCTGGCCCGCCGGGCCCGGCTACTGGGCCGTGCTGCGGCACGCCGACGTCAAACACGTCCTGCGTACCCCCGAGATCTACTCCTCGTACCTGGGCGCGACCCAGATCCGCGACCCCGACACCGAGGAGGACCTCGCGTTCGTCCGGGCGATGATGCTCAACCAGGACCCTCCGGACCACGCGCGCATCCGGCGTGTCGTCGCCGCGGCCTTCACCCCGCGCGCGGTACGGGAACTGGCGGACGTCATCGACGCGCGGGCACGGGAGCTGGTGGCGGAGGTGGCACGGGCGGGCGAGGCGGACTTCGTGACCGTGGCCGCCGACCTGCCGGTGTGGACGCTGGCGCACGTCATGGGCGTCCCGGAGGAGGACCGGCAGCTGCTCTTCGACTGGTCGAACCGCGTCATCGGCTACCAGGACGACGCGTACGCCACCTCCAGCACTGCCGACCCCGCCCGCCTCAGCCCGATGGGACGGGCCGCCCTGCGCCACCGGCCCGCACCGGCGCTCCGCCCGGACGGACGCCCGGTCAACCCGCGCTCGCGCCGCGCACTGGCCGACATGTTCGCGTACGCCCACGCGCTGGCCGAGCACCCGCGCCCCGGCACCGTGATGGCCCACCTACGGGAAGGCGGCCTGACCCGCGCCGAGTTCGAGAACACGTTCTTCCTCTTCGCCGTGGCCGGCAACGAAACCCTGCGCAACGGCATCCCGGGCGGCCTGCTCACCCTCCTCCAGCACCCGGACCAGTTCGCCCGCCTCCGCCGGGAACCGGACCTGACCGACAGCGCGGTGGAGGAAATGCTGCGCTACTGGCCCCCGGTGATCGACTTCCGCCGCACCGCCACCCGCGACACCGAACTCGCCGGACAGCACATCCGCCGCGGCGACAAGGTCGTCGTCTACCACGCCTCCGCCAACCGCGACGAAACCGTCTTCCCCACCCCCGACCACTTCAACATCACCCGCACCCCCAACGACCACCTCAGCTTCGGCTTCGGCCCACACTTCTGCCTGGGCAGCCACCTCGCCCGCCTCCAGATGCGGGCGGTACTCCGGCATGTGCTGGAGCGGCTGCCGGGGGTGGAGCTGGCGGGGGAGCCGGTGCGGTTGGTTTCCAACTTTCAGAACGGGTTGCGGCGGTTGCCGGTGCGGGTGGGGGCGTAG
- a CDS encoding bestrophin-like domain: MSEWLVLTIAMAAVCAVVLTITVLRQRRIGEDDDPSETPDVIEYMVMMVGVVYAIVLGLAIAGVWEARGAAEDSVRAEAQALHEVSERVRVYPEGARERIRADVDAYVSYVVHKEWPVMAEQGQITDRGGELMDKVRASVTDYRPRDDYESQSYQPLLDQVAAADSARNTRADSIEPTLPPVVWFGLITGAAITIGLIFTLQIRRSGRELLLAALFSALIAFLLFLVWDFDAPFSRGISASAEPFTDLFPRL, from the coding sequence ATGTCGGAATGGCTGGTACTGACCATCGCGATGGCCGCGGTCTGCGCGGTCGTGCTGACCATCACGGTCCTCAGGCAGCGCCGGATCGGCGAGGACGACGACCCGTCCGAGACGCCCGACGTCATCGAGTACATGGTGATGATGGTGGGGGTGGTGTACGCGATCGTGCTCGGCCTGGCCATCGCCGGGGTCTGGGAGGCCAGGGGCGCGGCCGAGGACTCCGTACGGGCCGAGGCGCAGGCCCTGCACGAGGTCAGCGAGCGGGTACGGGTCTACCCGGAGGGCGCGCGGGAGCGCATCCGCGCGGACGTGGACGCCTATGTCTCCTACGTCGTCCACAAGGAGTGGCCGGTCATGGCCGAGCAGGGACAGATCACCGACCGGGGCGGCGAGCTGATGGACAAGGTGCGCGCCTCCGTGACCGACTACCGGCCGCGCGACGACTACGAGAGCCAGTCCTACCAGCCGCTGCTCGACCAGGTCGCGGCGGCCGACAGCGCCCGTAACACCCGGGCGGACAGCATCGAGCCGACGCTGCCGCCGGTGGTCTGGTTCGGGCTGATCACCGGTGCCGCGATCACCATCGGGCTGATCTTCACGCTCCAGATCCGCCGGTCGGGCCGCGAGTTGCTGCTGGCCGCCCTCTTCAGCGCGCTGATCGCCTTCCTGCTCTTCCTGGTCTGGGACTTCGACGCGCCGTTCAGCCGCGGCATCTCGGCGTCCGCGGAACCCTTCACGGATCTCTTCCCTCGGTTGTGA
- a CDS encoding phosphotransferase family protein → MSSEPHHAGRSPDLPFTDVLRDRLGPARNAVRLSSSPRSRVWRVELRGAPAVVKQAVDGADADERYAREVAALRLASRVTPPVVPRLLGTDPAARVLVLEQVDHRRPAPDWVVGYAAALARLHAATASVPADGTPPPLPAWSGPAPADIVSFLTLADRLAAPVPGGTDTELAALLHRLGSAPGRALLHGDPCPGNDLHAPDGIRFIDFEQSCLGNGLTELAYLRVGFPTCWCVTATPEPLLREAEAAYRREWEAATGSAPPGDLVDACAGWLIRGDALVQRAHRGGTDHLARLPDEDWEWGTVTARQRLAYRLGVVARLTADRDDLGGLSRLAEAMRARMLGRWPGLTPPPRERPPDD, encoded by the coding sequence ATGTCGTCGGAGCCGCACCACGCGGGCAGGTCGCCGGACCTGCCGTTCACGGACGTTCTACGGGACCGCCTCGGCCCGGCCCGCAACGCGGTGCGGCTGAGCAGCAGTCCGCGCTCCCGCGTGTGGCGGGTCGAGCTGCGGGGCGCGCCGGCGGTGGTCAAGCAGGCCGTCGACGGAGCGGACGCGGACGAGCGGTACGCCCGTGAGGTCGCCGCGCTGCGGCTGGCCTCGCGGGTGACGCCGCCCGTCGTACCGCGTCTGCTCGGCACGGATCCGGCCGCGCGCGTCCTGGTGCTGGAGCAGGTGGACCACCGGCGGCCCGCGCCGGACTGGGTGGTCGGGTACGCGGCGGCGCTGGCTCGGCTGCACGCGGCCACCGCTTCCGTACCGGCCGACGGAACGCCACCGCCGCTGCCCGCCTGGTCGGGTCCGGCCCCCGCGGACATCGTCTCCTTCCTCACCCTCGCCGACCGCCTCGCGGCCCCGGTCCCGGGCGGGACGGATACCGAGCTGGCCGCTTTGCTGCACCGGCTCGGCTCGGCTCCCGGACGGGCCCTGCTGCACGGCGACCCATGCCCCGGCAACGACCTGCACGCGCCGGACGGCATCCGGTTCATCGACTTCGAGCAGTCCTGCCTGGGCAACGGCCTCACCGAACTCGCCTACCTGCGCGTCGGCTTCCCGACCTGCTGGTGCGTCACGGCCACGCCCGAGCCGCTGCTGCGCGAGGCGGAGGCCGCGTACCGGAGGGAGTGGGAGGCGGCGACCGGCAGCGCGCCGCCCGGCGACCTGGTCGACGCGTGCGCGGGCTGGCTGATCAGGGGCGACGCGCTGGTGCAGCGCGCCCACCGCGGGGGCACCGATCATCTCGCCCGGCTGCCCGACGAGGACTGGGAGTGGGGCACGGTCACGGCGCGGCAGCGGCTCGCGTACCGGCTCGGCGTCGTCGCCCGGCTCACCGCGGACCGCGACGATCTGGGCGGCCTGAGCCGTCTCGCCGAGGCGATGCGCGCCCGGATGCTCGGCCGCTGGCCCGGTCTCACGCCACCGCCCCGCGAGCGGCCACCGGACGACTGA
- a CDS encoding phosphatidylinositol-specific phospholipase C, translated as MDRRGFLKGAAAVSAAGVLAGTGSGQATAAALPTGRTAARPRPAVSVPVQDWMSALPDSTPMRRLSIPGTHDSGARHGGPWVACQNTTVAEQLTSGIRFLDVRCRAIDSVFAIHHGAFYQNLMFGDVLVACRAFLQAHPSETVLMRVKQEYSEESAAEFRRIFDIYLDGKGWRSLFRLDGTLPSLGQARGKVVLLADSDGLPGVRYADPQVFDVQDDYMAEPLRKYPLIEGQFRKAVREPGKLFVNYVSTAALLPPRSNADRLNPKVKSFLDGGEARGWTGLGIVPMDFPNEHGLAETLIRHNTGG; from the coding sequence ATGGACCGGCGGGGGTTTCTGAAGGGCGCGGCAGCGGTGTCGGCCGCGGGGGTGCTGGCGGGGACCGGGAGCGGGCAGGCCACGGCAGCCGCCCTGCCCACCGGACGTACCGCCGCGCGCCCCAGGCCCGCCGTTTCCGTCCCCGTACAGGACTGGATGTCGGCCCTCCCGGACAGCACGCCGATGCGGCGGCTCTCCATCCCGGGCACCCATGATTCCGGGGCGCGCCACGGCGGCCCCTGGGTGGCCTGCCAGAACACCACCGTTGCCGAGCAGTTGACCAGCGGTATCCGCTTCCTGGACGTACGCTGCCGGGCCATCGACTCGGTCTTCGCCATCCATCACGGCGCGTTCTACCAGAACCTGATGTTCGGCGACGTGCTGGTGGCGTGCCGGGCGTTCCTTCAGGCGCATCCGTCGGAGACCGTGCTGATGCGGGTCAAGCAGGAGTATTCCGAGGAGAGCGCGGCGGAATTCCGGCGGATCTTCGACATCTACCTGGACGGCAAGGGGTGGCGCTCCCTGTTCCGGCTGGACGGCACGCTGCCCTCGCTCGGGCAGGCCCGCGGCAAGGTCGTGCTGCTCGCCGACTCGGACGGGCTGCCGGGCGTGCGCTACGCCGACCCGCAGGTCTTCGACGTCCAGGACGACTACATGGCCGAGCCGCTGCGCAAATACCCGCTGATCGAGGGGCAGTTCCGCAAGGCCGTCAGGGAGCCCGGCAAGCTGTTCGTGAACTACGTGAGCACCGCGGCCCTGCTGCCGCCGCGCTCCAACGCGGACCGGCTCAACCCGAAGGTGAAAAGCTTCCTGGACGGTGGCGAGGCGCGCGGCTGGACGGGGCTGGGGATCGTCCCGATGGACTTCCCGAACGAACACGGCCTGGCGGAGACACTGAT